One uncultured Fibrobacter sp. DNA window includes the following coding sequences:
- a CDS encoding glycosyl hydrolase family 5 — protein sequence MNRNKLKVFLLLGAALFVLLAPGCTSDEAATAPPTLSCPIVELACFYDSTSTYVLYGDAYVYPNSSLGDLLIYKESKIVTDAKGTPVGMLNTSGSAIIDNQTDEPIVQMLKLGELDIVTPYIPEPVIAPDTSTPAPAGKYKMVHDMAWVLHADQDYLIYNNGDVSDVNCNIVGSITNHLGGDIVDMNGKTLVKDVNAAELDYISKENNIACPPRPASSSSKTPASSNTQSSSSKKPESSSSSGGGNSTPTGCPAIKTKGGGGSGWATRYWDCCKPSCSWNENAGGKLSRQCTNKGRSQDTNYGNGSVCDGGGSAMTCISQIPFTVSGCNDMAFAFAAVPASNGGQCGKCFQLTFTGAGHYSSTNSNTNAIKGKKLIIMVTNVGHDVEQGQFDIMIPGGGVGAFNGCSSMGWGNQGAQYGGLLSDCEKEHNYNAAKYKSCLTDKCNSVFSNDSEAKQGCLFLANWMNAAGNPEHNYVEVECPDVLKNKY from the coding sequence ATGAACCGGAACAAATTGAAAGTTTTCCTTCTGCTGGGCGCGGCACTTTTCGTCCTGCTCGCCCCCGGCTGCACAAGCGATGAGGCCGCCACCGCACCGCCAACCCTCTCTTGCCCTATCGTGGAACTCGCCTGCTTCTACGATTCCACCTCCACCTACGTCCTTTATGGCGACGCCTATGTTTACCCCAACAGCAGTCTCGGCGACCTGCTTATTTATAAAGAATCAAAAATCGTCACCGACGCCAAAGGGACCCCCGTAGGAATGCTGAACACTTCCGGGTCCGCCATCATCGACAACCAGACCGACGAACCCATCGTCCAGATGCTCAAGCTGGGCGAACTCGACATCGTGACCCCGTACATCCCCGAACCTGTCATTGCCCCGGACACTTCCACTCCGGCGCCGGCGGGCAAATACAAGATGGTCCACGACATGGCCTGGGTACTCCACGCCGACCAAGATTACCTCATCTACAACAACGGCGACGTCTCCGACGTGAACTGCAATATCGTCGGCTCCATCACCAACCACCTCGGCGGTGATATCGTAGACATGAACGGCAAAACGCTCGTGAAAGACGTGAACGCCGCAGAACTCGACTACATCAGCAAAGAAAACAACATCGCGTGCCCGCCAAGGCCCGCTTCTTCGTCCAGCAAGACTCCGGCCTCTTCGAACACGCAGTCTAGCAGCTCCAAGAAGCCCGAATCCAGCAGCTCCAGCGGTGGCGGCAACAGCACACCCACAGGATGCCCCGCCATCAAGACAAAGGGCGGCGGCGGCAGCGGCTGGGCCACGCGCTACTGGGACTGCTGCAAGCCCAGCTGCTCATGGAACGAGAACGCAGGCGGAAAGCTCTCCAGGCAATGCACCAACAAGGGCCGCAGCCAAGACACGAACTACGGCAACGGCAGCGTCTGTGACGGCGGCGGTTCCGCAATGACTTGCATCAGCCAGATTCCGTTCACGGTAAGCGGATGCAACGACATGGCGTTCGCATTTGCAGCAGTGCCCGCATCTAACGGCGGACAGTGTGGCAAGTGCTTCCAGCTCACCTTCACCGGGGCGGGCCACTATAGCTCCACGAACTCGAACACCAACGCCATCAAGGGCAAGAAGCTCATCATCATGGTGACAAACGTCGGCCACGACGTGGAACAGGGCCAGTTCGACATCATGATCCCCGGCGGCGGCGTAGGAGCCTTCAACGGTTGTTCCTCCATGGGCTGGGGTAACCAAGGCGCACAATACGGCGGCCTCCTCAGCGACTGCGAAAAAGAACACAACTACAACGCGGCAAAATACAAAAGCTGCCTTACGGACAAATGCAACAGCGTATTCAGCAACGACAGCGAGGCCAAACAAGGGTGCCTTTTCCTCGCCAATTGGATGAATGCGGCAGGCAATCCTGAACACAATTACGTGGAAGTGGAATGCCCGGATGTGCTCAAAAACAAGTATTAG
- the rplW gene encoding 50S ribosomal protein L23, giving the protein MSEIHEILLTPHVTEETMRNMVNPRNDVHKYVFKVAKSATKTEIKDAIEKRFSVKVDSVNTLINRGKIKRVRMVAGKKSNWKKAYITLKAGQKIAEFEGV; this is encoded by the coding sequence ATGAGTGAAATTCACGAAATCCTGCTGACTCCGCACGTTACCGAAGAAACCATGAGAAACATGGTGAATCCGCGCAACGATGTGCACAAGTATGTTTTCAAGGTTGCCAAGTCTGCCACCAAGACCGAAATCAAGGACGCCATCGAAAAGCGCTTCAGCGTTAAGGTCGATTCCGTCAATACCTTGATCAACCGTGGCAAGATCAAGCGCGTCCGCATGGTCGCCGGCAAGAAGTCCAACTGGAAGAAGGCCTACATCACGCTTAAGGCCGGGCAAAAGATTGCCGAGTTCGAAGGAGTCTAA
- the rplX gene encoding 50S ribosomal protein L24, with the protein MANIKKNDNVKVISGANKGKTGTVISVKAGKVVVSGVNVRKRHEKPSQTNQAGGIIEKELPIDISNVMLLEGSTPVRTRKLREAGKKAVRVSVKTGKAL; encoded by the coding sequence ATGGCTAACATCAAGAAGAACGATAACGTCAAGGTGATTTCCGGTGCCAACAAGGGCAAGACCGGCACCGTGATCAGTGTGAAGGCCGGCAAGGTGGTCGTTTCGGGCGTGAACGTCCGCAAGCGTCACGAGAAGCCGAGCCAGACAAACCAGGCCGGTGGAATCATCGAGAAGGAACTCCCGATCGACATTTCCAACGTGATGCTCCTCGAAGGCAGCACCCCGGTCCGTACCCGCAAGCTCCGTGAAGCCGGCAAGAAGGCCGTCCGCGTGAGCGTCAAAACCGGAAAGGCTCTGTGA
- a CDS encoding type Z 30S ribosomal protein S14 → MASRRMIEKCKRTPKYTVRGYNRCKRCGRPHAFMRRFGLCRICFREMALAGEIPGITKSSW, encoded by the coding sequence ATGGCTAGCAGAAGAATGATTGAAAAATGCAAGCGTACTCCGAAGTATACCGTTCGTGGGTACAACCGTTGCAAGCGTTGCGGTAGGCCGCACGCCTTTATGCGCCGCTTTGGCCTCTGCCGTATTTGCTTCCGCGAAATGGCACTCGCCGGCGAAATTCCCGGTATCACAAAGTCGTCTTGGTAA
- the rplC gene encoding 50S ribosomal protein L3: MNGILAKKLGMTQVFTEQGECVPVTVLEAGPCVVVCHKTEEKDGYTAVQIGFGLKKEQRANKAEIGHFKKAEIAVREHLAEFDVADLESWPVGKEFGAADFADAKMVNVSGISKGHGFSGAIKRHGFHSGPRSHGTHNMREPGGTSAHSYPGRVFPGKRMPGQYGNKKVTVKHLQVVKVDGDRNLIFVRGAVPGPKNSIIVVRKD, translated from the coding sequence ATGAACGGTATTCTCGCAAAGAAATTGGGAATGACCCAAGTGTTCACGGAACAGGGCGAATGCGTCCCTGTGACGGTTCTCGAAGCCGGTCCGTGCGTGGTCGTTTGCCATAAGACAGAAGAGAAGGACGGTTACACTGCCGTCCAGATCGGCTTTGGTCTCAAGAAGGAACAGCGCGCCAACAAGGCTGAAATCGGCCATTTCAAGAAGGCTGAAATCGCTGTTCGTGAACACCTCGCCGAGTTTGACGTGGCTGACCTCGAATCCTGGCCGGTTGGCAAGGAATTCGGTGCTGCTGACTTCGCCGATGCAAAGATGGTGAACGTCTCCGGCATCTCCAAGGGTCACGGATTCTCCGGCGCCATCAAGCGTCACGGTTTCCACAGCGGTCCCCGCTCTCACGGTACGCACAACATGCGCGAACCGGGCGGCACCTCCGCTCACTCCTATCCGGGCCGCGTGTTCCCGGGCAAGCGTATGCCTGGTCAATACGGCAACAAGAAAGTGACCGTGAAGCACCTCCAGGTCGTCAAGGTTGACGGCGACCGCAACCTGATCTTCGTCCGTGGCGCTGTCCCGGGCCCGAAGAACAGCATTATCGTGGTGAGGAAAGACTAA
- a CDS encoding glycosyl hydrolase family 5: MKRMFIKSMAISAILMLAWNCTDDGNTSSATPQNSVPEFTVTSNNWWIFTDQRSYLIQQPNENGIQVVTDTWSKPVGVYDATTGNITDFESNVILTNVKLDELLIVTPNRTIIGLDGTEINIDDKTVVKQPDPPQFELSSSSFNGENLIESSSAPASSATIASSADTAAVSSSSAKSSSSSAKSSSSSAKSSSSSKEESSSSKGSGNDPEASKYENAGKGGQQGFATRYWDCCMPSCAWNENSGGNPTKTCDAKGKNFVQGGQNICAGGQNTTCTSQIPIIASDKVAYAFAATHANSGGKCGKCFALTFTGSGKYESKANHQALAGKTLVVMASNIGGDVEGNQFDIMIPGGGLGMFKNGCSQMGWGNQGNEYGGLLSDCENEVGYDGDLLKKRKECLSRKCNEVFKNDEQAKEGCMFLATWMEAAGNPNFESKEVECPQALKAKW; the protein is encoded by the coding sequence ATGAAGCGAATGTTCATCAAGTCCATGGCAATTTCCGCCATATTGATGCTAGCATGGAACTGCACCGACGACGGCAACACTTCGTCAGCAACCCCCCAGAATAGCGTACCGGAATTTACCGTCACATCTAACAACTGGTGGATTTTTACAGACCAGAGAAGTTACCTGATCCAACAGCCCAACGAAAACGGCATCCAGGTCGTTACTGACACTTGGAGCAAGCCTGTAGGCGTGTACGATGCCACGACAGGCAACATCACCGATTTCGAGAGCAATGTCATTCTCACTAACGTCAAACTCGACGAACTCCTCATCGTTACCCCCAACAGGACAATTATCGGCCTTGACGGCACCGAGATCAATATCGACGACAAGACCGTCGTCAAGCAGCCCGATCCTCCGCAGTTCGAGCTCTCGTCTAGCTCCTTCAATGGAGAGAACCTCATCGAATCTTCTTCTGCACCGGCCAGCAGCGCCACAATCGCTTCGAGCGCAGACACCGCAGCCGTCTCGTCGTCTTCTGCAAAGTCGAGCTCCAGCAGCGCGAAGTCCTCTTCTAGCAGCGCGAAGTCGAGCTCCAGCAGCAAAGAAGAGTCTTCCAGCTCTAAGGGCAGCGGCAATGACCCCGAAGCCTCCAAGTACGAAAACGCGGGCAAGGGCGGCCAGCAGGGCTTTGCAACCCGTTACTGGGACTGCTGCATGCCCAGTTGCGCCTGGAACGAGAACTCCGGCGGCAACCCGACCAAGACCTGCGACGCCAAGGGCAAGAACTTTGTTCAAGGTGGCCAGAATATTTGCGCCGGCGGCCAGAACACCACCTGCACGAGCCAGATTCCTATCATCGCGAGCGACAAGGTCGCCTACGCCTTTGCGGCCACGCATGCGAACTCCGGCGGTAAGTGCGGCAAGTGCTTCGCCCTCACCTTTACCGGTAGCGGCAAATACGAAAGCAAGGCTAACCACCAGGCACTCGCCGGCAAGACCCTCGTCGTGATGGCATCGAATATCGGAGGTGACGTCGAAGGTAACCAGTTCGACATCATGATCCCGGGCGGTGGCCTCGGCATGTTCAAGAACGGTTGCAGCCAGATGGGTTGGGGAAATCAGGGTAACGAGTACGGCGGACTTCTCTCCGATTGTGAAAACGAAGTCGGCTACGACGGCGACCTCCTGAAAAAGCGCAAGGAATGCCTCTCCAGGAAATGCAACGAAGTCTTCAAGAACGACGAACAGGCCAAGGAAGGCTGCATGTTCCTCGCCACATGGATGGAAGCCGCAGGCAACCCGAACTTCGAATCCAAGGAAGTGGAATGCCCGCAGGCGCTCAAGGCCAAGTGGTAA
- the rpmC gene encoding 50S ribosomal protein L29, translating into MKARELKELGVDQLKEKLAQLNLDLFNYRMTAKLGNLEKPSLIQTTRKDIARIKTILSEKAKA; encoded by the coding sequence ATGAAAGCACGTGAATTGAAAGAACTGGGCGTTGACCAGCTCAAGGAAAAACTGGCTCAGTTGAATCTCGATTTGTTCAATTACCGCATGACTGCGAAGCTCGGTAATTTGGAAAAACCCTCTTTGATCCAGACGACCCGCAAGGACATCGCCCGTATCAAGACCATCCTCAGCGAAAAGGCCAAGGCATAA
- the tuf gene encoding elongation factor Tu produces MAKEHFDRSKPHCNIGTIGHVDHGKTTLTAAICTTLAAKGLASAKRFDEIDNAPEEKARGITINTSHVEYTTANRHYAHVDCPGHADYVKNMVTGAAQMDGAILVVAATDGPMPQTREHILLAHQVGVPKIVVFMNKCDMVDDPELLDLVEMEVRELLSKYDFDGDNTPVIRGSALKALEGDAAYQDKVMELMDACDTYIPLPQRETDKPFLMPIEDVFTITGRGTVATGRIERGTVHLNDKVERVGLGETTEYVITGVEMFRKLLDDAQAGDNVGLLLRGAEKKDIVRGMVLAAPKSVTPHTEFKAEIYVLTKDEGGRHTPFMNGYRPQFYFRTTDVTGTIQLPEGVEMVTPGDTVTIHTTLIAPIAMEKQLRFAIREGGRTVGAGSVTEIIK; encoded by the coding sequence ATGGCAAAAGAACATTTTGACAGAAGCAAGCCGCACTGCAACATCGGCACCATCGGCCACGTTGACCACGGCAAGACCACCCTCACCGCTGCAATCTGCACGACCCTCGCCGCCAAGGGTCTCGCCAGCGCCAAGCGTTTCGACGAAATCGACAACGCTCCGGAAGAAAAGGCCCGTGGTATCACGATCAACACCTCGCACGTGGAATACACCACTGCCAACCGCCACTACGCGCACGTCGACTGCCCGGGGCACGCTGACTATGTGAAGAACATGGTGACCGGTGCTGCCCAGATGGATGGCGCCATCCTCGTCGTTGCCGCTACTGACGGCCCGATGCCGCAGACCCGTGAACACATCCTCCTCGCCCACCAGGTGGGCGTGCCGAAGATCGTCGTGTTCATGAACAAGTGCGACATGGTCGACGACCCGGAACTCCTCGACCTCGTCGAGATGGAAGTCCGCGAACTCCTGTCCAAGTACGATTTTGACGGCGACAACACCCCGGTGATCCGCGGTTCCGCCCTCAAGGCCCTCGAAGGCGACGCCGCCTACCAGGACAAGGTCATGGAACTCATGGACGCCTGCGACACCTACATCCCGCTGCCGCAGCGCGAGACCGACAAGCCGTTCCTGATGCCGATCGAAGACGTCTTCACGATCACGGGTCGTGGCACCGTCGCTACCGGCCGTATCGAACGCGGTACCGTCCACCTGAACGACAAGGTCGAACGCGTCGGCCTCGGCGAGACCACCGAATACGTCATCACGGGCGTGGAAATGTTCCGCAAGCTCCTCGACGACGCCCAGGCCGGTGACAACGTCGGTCTCCTCCTCCGCGGCGCCGAAAAGAAGGACATCGTCCGTGGCATGGTTCTCGCCGCCCCGAAGTCCGTCACTCCGCACACCGAATTCAAGGCCGAGATCTACGTCCTCACGAAGGACGAAGGTGGCCGCCACACGCCGTTCATGAACGGCTACCGTCCGCAGTTCTACTTCCGCACCACCGACGTGACTGGCACGATCCAGCTCCCGGAAGGTGTCGAAATGGTGACGCCGGGCGACACTGTCACGATCCACACGACCCTCATCGCCCCGATCGCCATGGAAAAGCAGCTCCGCTTCGCCATCCGCGAAGGCGGCCGTACTGTGGGTGCTGGCTCCGTAACCGAAATCATCAAGTAA
- the rpsJ gene encoding 30S ribosomal protein S10 → MAGERIRIRLKSFDHRMIDRSAQDIVNTAKNTGARIAGPIPLPTKVQKYTVLRSPHIDKTSREQFESRTHKRLIDILDATPQTVDSLMKLDLPAGVEVEIKV, encoded by the coding sequence ATGGCTGGTGAACGCATCCGTATTCGCTTGAAGAGCTTCGACCATCGTATGATCGACCGCTCCGCTCAAGATATCGTGAATACAGCTAAGAACACTGGGGCTCGCATTGCCGGCCCCATCCCCCTCCCGACGAAGGTCCAGAAGTATACGGTGCTCCGCTCTCCGCATATCGACAAGACTTCTCGTGAACAGTTCGAATCCCGTACGCACAAGCGTCTGATCGACATCCTTGATGCTACGCCGCAGACTGTTGATTCCCTCATGAAACTTGACTTGCCGGCAGGCGTTGAAGTCGAAATTAAGGTCTAA
- the rplD gene encoding 50S ribosomal protein L4, protein MASAKLFAATGDFKNDIQLPAMFDEEVNKVCMYLHIKAILNNNRQGTAKTKTKSEVSGGGQKPWKQKGTGRARSGQNTSAVWVRGAKAHGPKSHDYFEKVNKKVKKIAFHSALAAKAQEGKVFVFESLSFDAPKTKDLLAVLTKSGIEQRNVLFIVSVKDQNLYLSSNNIPWVRCARVEDVNTYDVVRANIIVISQAALAELEGGR, encoded by the coding sequence ATGGCTAGTGCAAAGCTTTTCGCCGCAACAGGCGATTTCAAGAATGATATCCAGCTCCCGGCTATGTTTGACGAAGAAGTCAACAAGGTTTGCATGTACTTGCATATCAAGGCTATCTTGAACAACAACCGCCAGGGCACCGCTAAGACCAAGACCAAGTCCGAAGTTAGCGGCGGTGGCCAGAAGCCGTGGAAGCAGAAGGGCACGGGCCGCGCCCGTTCCGGCCAGAACACCTCTGCCGTTTGGGTACGTGGTGCCAAGGCTCATGGCCCGAAGTCTCACGACTACTTCGAAAAGGTGAACAAGAAGGTCAAGAAGATCGCTTTCCACTCCGCACTCGCTGCGAAGGCTCAGGAAGGCAAGGTCTTCGTGTTCGAGTCCCTCAGCTTCGACGCCCCGAAGACCAAGGACCTGCTCGCCGTCCTTACCAAGTCCGGTATCGAACAGCGCAACGTCCTCTTCATCGTGAGCGTGAAGGACCAGAACCTGTACCTTTCCTCCAACAACATTCCTTGGGTTCGCTGCGCCCGCGTTGAAGATGTCAATACGTACGACGTTGTTCGTGCCAACATCATTGTCATCTCTCAGGCCGCTCTCGCCGAACTGGAAGGAGGCCGCTAA
- the rpsQ gene encoding 30S ribosomal protein S17, protein MDRNLRKVKQGVVSSDKMDKTITVVVENRKRHPMYNKIMTTTKKLKAHDENNEAGEGDLVEIMETRPLSATKRWRLVRIVEKKK, encoded by the coding sequence ATGGATAGAAACCTTCGTAAAGTCAAGCAGGGTGTTGTCAGTTCCGACAAGATGGACAAGACTATCACGGTTGTGGTCGAAAACCGCAAGCGTCATCCCATGTACAACAAGATCATGACCACCACCAAGAAGCTCAAGGCCCACGACGAAAACAACGAAGCGGGTGAAGGCGACCTGGTGGAAATCATGGAAACTCGTCCCCTCTCTGCGACGAAGCGCTGGCGCCTCGTCCGCATTGTGGAAAAGAAGAAGTAA
- the rplV gene encoding 50S ribosomal protein L22, producing MQAVAKVKNVRYGVRKLRRVVDLVRGKSVDEAFAMLSILRTQTKGAPLVENALKSAVANLKQKSAAPVAAEEIVIKAITADGGTIMKRIHPRSQGRAFRIEKPLSHITVVVADKEK from the coding sequence ATGCAAGCTGTAGCAAAAGTGAAAAACGTCCGTTATGGCGTCCGCAAGCTCCGTCGCGTTGTCGACCTCGTCCGTGGCAAGTCCGTTGACGAAGCGTTCGCGATGCTCTCCATCCTCCGTACGCAGACCAAGGGTGCCCCGCTGGTTGAAAATGCTCTCAAGTCCGCTGTTGCGAACCTGAAGCAGAAGTCCGCCGCTCCGGTTGCTGCCGAAGAAATCGTGATCAAGGCCATCACCGCTGACGGTGGCACCATCATGAAGCGTATCCACCCGCGTTCCCAGGGCCGTGCTTTCCGTATCGAAAAGCCGCTCTCCCACATCACCGTCGTCGTCGCAGACAAGGAGAAATAA
- the rpsC gene encoding 30S ribosomal protein S3, giving the protein MGHKTHPNGLRLGVIRGWESKWYAEDKFADLLYEDIVLRRYLMKRFEHASLSKVGIERTVKKVNVNLFTARPGIVIGKKGEELERLKGELQFLTGKEIYISVHEIKRPETDAKLVAENIARQLEKRISFRRAMKRAIQSAMRMGVEGIKVQCGGRLGGAEIARVEKYAEGRVPLHTLRADIDYATAIAKTVYGAIGIKVWIMHGEKIGKDVMNDNKREK; this is encoded by the coding sequence ATGGGTCACAAAACTCATCCTAATGGTCTTCGTCTTGGCGTTATCCGCGGTTGGGAATCCAAGTGGTATGCCGAAGACAAGTTTGCCGATCTTCTCTATGAAGATATCGTGCTCCGTCGCTACTTGATGAAGCGTTTCGAACATGCCTCCCTTTCCAAGGTCGGCATCGAACGCACCGTCAAGAAGGTCAATGTCAACCTCTTTACCGCCCGCCCGGGTATCGTCATCGGTAAGAAGGGCGAAGAACTCGAACGCCTCAAGGGCGAACTCCAGTTCCTCACCGGTAAGGAAATCTACATCAGCGTCCACGAAATCAAGCGCCCCGAAACGGATGCCAAGCTCGTCGCTGAAAACATCGCCCGCCAGCTCGAAAAGCGTATTTCCTTCCGCCGCGCCATGAAGCGCGCCATCCAGAGCGCCATGCGCATGGGTGTCGAAGGTATCAAGGTGCAGTGCGGTGGCCGCCTCGGCGGTGCCGAAATTGCCCGTGTCGAAAAGTACGCCGAAGGCCGCGTGCCTCTGCACACCCTCCGCGCCGACATCGACTACGCCACTGCTATCGCCAAGACCGTTTACGGTGCCATCGGCATCAAGGTCTGGATCATGCACGGCGAAAAGATCGGCAAGGACGTCATGAACGACAACAAGAGAGAGAAGTAA
- the rplE gene encoding 50S ribosomal protein L5: MNQMKQFYLEKVVPALQAKFAYKNVMMIPRLEKIVLNMGVGAASQNRKILDEAVDTLTAITGQKAVVTNAKKAIAQFHLREGIGIGAKVTLHGDNMWDFLYRFINIDLPRVRDFRGLARRGFDGMGNFTLGIKEQTIFVEIDIDKISRTFGMDISFVTSAKTDDEGRALLEELGLPFRK; encoded by the coding sequence ATGAACCAGATGAAGCAATTCTATCTCGAAAAGGTCGTTCCGGCTTTGCAGGCTAAGTTCGCCTACAAGAACGTGATGATGATCCCGCGTCTCGAAAAGATCGTCCTCAACATGGGCGTGGGCGCTGCTTCCCAGAACCGCAAGATTCTCGACGAAGCTGTCGACACCCTCACCGCCATCACCGGCCAGAAGGCCGTCGTGACCAACGCCAAGAAGGCTATCGCCCAGTTCCACCTGCGCGAAGGCATCGGTATCGGCGCCAAGGTTACGCTCCACGGTGACAACATGTGGGATTTCCTCTACCGTTTCATCAACATCGACCTCCCGCGTGTCCGCGACTTCCGTGGCCTCGCTCGTCGTGGTTTCGACGGTATGGGCAACTTCACCCTTGGCATCAAGGAACAGACGATCTTCGTCGAAATCGACATCGACAAGATTTCCCGTACATTCGGTATGGACATCTCCTTCGTGACTTCCGCTAAGACGGACGACGAAGGCCGTGCCCTTCTCGAAGAACTTGGACTCCCCTTCAGGAAGTAA
- the rplB gene encoding 50S ribosomal protein L2 — MGLKSYRPLTPTLRYKQIGDRKEITAEKPYKPLTEGIKRSSGRNNAGEITSRRRGGGHKKLYRLIDFKRQFAGIPCVVETIEYDPNRTARIALVKYQNGKRCYIIAPAGVKVGDVLKSGEGAEFRVGNAIPLRDIPLNSVIHNIEMKPGKGAQIARSAGAGAELVAKDGKLCQVKLPSGEVRYIPETCLATVGQVSNIDHMNESSGSAGRSRWLGIRPSVRGVVMNPVDHPLGGGEGRTSGGRHPCSPWGKNSKGAKTRNNKRTDKFIVRRRQKRA; from the coding sequence ATGGGTCTGAAATCTTATCGCCCGCTTACCCCGACGCTGCGCTACAAGCAGATCGGTGACCGCAAGGAAATCACTGCGGAAAAGCCGTACAAGCCGCTTACCGAAGGTATCAAGCGTAGCTCCGGCCGCAACAACGCCGGTGAAATCACTTCCCGCCGTCGCGGCGGTGGCCACAAGAAGCTGTACCGCTTGATCGACTTCAAGCGTCAGTTCGCTGGCATCCCCTGCGTCGTCGAGACAATCGAATACGATCCGAACCGCACCGCCCGCATCGCCCTGGTCAAGTACCAGAACGGCAAGCGCTGCTACATCATCGCCCCGGCCGGTGTCAAGGTCGGCGACGTGCTGAAGTCCGGCGAAGGTGCCGAGTTCCGCGTGGGTAACGCCATTCCGCTGCGCGACATCCCGCTGAACTCCGTTATCCACAACATCGAGATGAAGCCGGGCAAGGGCGCCCAGATCGCTCGTTCCGCTGGTGCCGGTGCCGAACTGGTCGCCAAGGACGGCAAGCTCTGCCAGGTCAAGCTCCCGAGCGGCGAAGTTCGCTATATCCCGGAAACCTGCCTCGCCACTGTCGGCCAGGTCTCCAACATCGATCACATGAACGAATCTTCGGGTTCTGCTGGCCGCTCTCGCTGGCTCGGCATTCGCCCGTCCGTCCGCGGTGTCGTTATGAACCCGGTCGACCACCCGCTCGGTGGTGGTGAAGGTCGTACTTCCGGTGGTCGTCATCCGTGCTCTCCGTGGGGTAAGAACTCGAAGGGTGCAAAAACTCGTAACAATAAGCGTACCGATAAATTCATCGTACGTCGTCGTCAGAAGAGGGCCTAG
- the rpsS gene encoding 30S ribosomal protein S19 translates to MSRSLKKGAFVDSHVLNKAQAMAGSDKKQAIKTWSRRSTIVPDMVGLTFSVYNGKQFLPVYVTENMVGHKLGEFALTRTFRGHRKTETAAGGKK, encoded by the coding sequence ATGTCGAGATCCCTTAAGAAAGGTGCGTTCGTGGATTCCCACGTTCTCAACAAAGCCCAGGCGATGGCCGGTTCCGACAAGAAACAGGCTATCAAGACCTGGTCCCGTCGTTCCACAATCGTCCCCGATATGGTCGGACTTACGTTCTCCGTGTACAACGGCAAGCAGTTCCTCCCTGTCTATGTGACCGAAAATATGGTCGGCCACAAGCTCGGCGAATTCGCTTTGACCCGTACGTTCCGTGGCCACCGTAAGACTGAAACTGCTGCTGGAGGCAAGAAGTAA
- the rplN gene encoding 50S ribosomal protein L14 — MIQEETRLVVADNSGAKEVACIRVLGGTNRRYASIGDVIKVAVKDAIPQSKVKKGSVADAVVVRTRKEISRPDGTFIRFSDNAVVLITKDGEPRGTRIFGPVARELRDKKYMKIISLAPEVL, encoded by the coding sequence ATGATTCAAGAAGAAACCAGACTCGTCGTGGCTGACAACAGTGGAGCCAAGGAAGTCGCCTGCATCCGTGTTTTGGGTGGCACGAACCGTCGCTATGCTAGCATCGGTGATGTCATCAAGGTAGCCGTTAAGGACGCTATCCCCCAGAGCAAGGTGAAGAAGGGTTCCGTGGCCGACGCTGTCGTCGTGCGCACTCGTAAAGAAATCTCCCGTCCGGACGGAACGTTCATTCGTTTCTCGGACAATGCGGTTGTCCTCATCACTAAGGACGGTGAACCGCGTGGAACCCGTATTTTTGGACCGGTGGCTCGTGAGCTCCGCGACAAGAAATACATGAAAATCATCTCCCTCGCACCTGAGGTTCTCTAA
- the rplP gene encoding 50S ribosomal protein L16, with translation MLSPKRTLHRKQMKGRMKGVASRGNSIAFGEFGIQALEKCWLTARQIEAARIAMTRKIKRGGRVWIRVFPDKPVTRHPAEARMGKGKGAVEFWAAVILPGRIIFEMGGVERNLAMEALHVAAQKLPLKCKIIEESEI, from the coding sequence ATGCTGAGTCCTAAAAGAACATTACATCGTAAGCAGATGAAAGGCCGCATGAAGGGTGTCGCCTCTCGCGGCAACTCCATCGCCTTTGGCGAATTCGGCATTCAGGCTCTCGAAAAGTGCTGGCTCACGGCACGTCAGATCGAAGCGGCCCGTATTGCCATGACCCGTAAGATCAAGCGCGGTGGCCGCGTTTGGATCCGCGTGTTCCCCGACAAGCCGGTTACCCGTCACCCCGCCGAAGCCCGTATGGGTAAGGGTAAGGGCGCCGTCGAATTCTGGGCAGCCGTGATTCTGCCGGGTCGCATCATTTTCGAAATGGGCGGTGTCGAACGCAACCTCGCCATGGAAGCTCTCCATGTCGCGGCCCAGAAGCTCCCCCTCAAGTGTAAAATCATCGAAGAATCGGAGATCTAA